One window from the genome of Gadus morhua chromosome 16, gadMor3.0, whole genome shotgun sequence encodes:
- the LOC115560696 gene encoding caspase-1 isoform X1: MAGLKKYLPSWLGSGSETPSTPQSRGTLEFAKHYSENVQTVFLKSEKSFNKDLTMPSSSAHSMQEEFMSPSLKQLSRHGELFPSLPLERTESGSLLEQLSRHGELFPSLPLERTESDGALGELQRIHSEFVKTVKISVIRGLLDDLLQQKVLSTEDKDSVIENQKSKREKARCLIDMATGNGERASQIMIESMKKRDPDLCITLGLISSPAGVGLKDDKTVVKPRKEKRGNGGRKRRTSESEEEEINKKSCMVDGPDVSPETRSAPALTEKELMNVAKTLGKEWELVAIHLDLKTKDLDDIKADRQTDVAMQKLKMLVLWTRRRPPGKATAQDLLNGLNDLEDIPVETRSSLEALIKQ; encoded by the exons GACTTAAAAAATATCTGCCGAGTTGGCTGGGGAGCGGGTCTGAGACGCCGTCCACGCCTCAAAGCAGAGGCACACTGG aaTTTGCAAAGCATTATTCTGAAAATGTTCAGACTGTGTTCTTGAAGTCGGAGAAGAGCTTCAATAAGGACTTGACAATGCCAAGTAGTTCAGCTCACAGCATGCAGGAAGAGTTCATGTCTCCAAGTTTAA AACAGCTGAGCCGTCATGGTGAGCTGTTCCCGTCTCTGCCCCTCGAAAGGACTGAAAGTGGCAGCTTGCTGG aaCAGCTGAGCCGTCATGGTGAGCTGTTCCCGTCTCTGCCCCTCGAAAGGACTGAAAGTGACGGTGCGCTGG GGGAGCTTCAAAGGATCCATTCTGAATTTGTGAAGACAGTTAAAATCTCAGTTATCAGAGGTCTCCTGGATGACCTTTTGCAGCAGAAAGTGTTGAGTACTGAGGACAAAGACTCTGTGATCGAGAACCAGAAGAGCAAAAGGGAAAAAGCACGCTGTCTGATTGACATGGCGACTGGAAACGGGGAGAGAGCAAGTCAGATAATGATTGAAAGTATGAAGAAGAGGGACCCTGACTTATGCATCACCCTGGGTCTTATCTCTTCTCCTGCTGGTGTGG GTCTTAAAGATGACAAGACGGTGGTAAAGccaaggaaagaaaaaagag GAAATGGAGGCCGGAAAAGACGTACAAGTGaatcagaagaagaagagatcaATAAGAAATCTTGCATGGTGGATGGGCCAG ACGTAAGCCCTGAAACCCGCTCCGCACCAGCTCTGACTGAAAAGGAGCTCATGAATGTGGCCAAAACGCTGGGAAAGGAGTGGGAACTGGTTGCCATCCATCTGGACCTGAAGACCAAAGATCTGGATGACAtcaaggcagacagacagacggatgtgGCCATGCAGAAGCTGAAGATGTTGGTGCTGTGGACGCGCCGAAGACCACCAGGAAAGGCCACAGCACAGGACCTGCTGAATGGTCTGAATGACCTGGAGGACATACCGGTCGAGACTCGTTCTTCTTTGGAAG CCTTGATTAAGCAGTAG